CGGGCGAAAGGGTGGAACGTATCCATTTTGAAACAGCATCATGAGCGTCGAGCGATCCGGCAAAGAGCAGGTATCGGAAATGACGGTAAACGGTGAATTGATCCATAGTTTGATGCTGTACATCAAAAGCCGTCTCAGCTCTCGGCATGAACCATGTTTTATGAAGCGAAGCCGTAATGACCGGGGATAACGTACTGTCACAAAAAAGAATAAGCGTGTCCGTTCCTCCGATGGCCTCTGTTTGTGTCGGTTTACAACTTCCTAAAAATAATACAACGAAAAGCAGTTTACGATACGACGGCATGTTCCGCTTTATTTTTTCTCAGCATAAAAATAAAACCACCGGGCAAAGTTGAAACGGCAGATAAAAGATACGTTACGAAACCGATCGAAAAAGCGATCTCTGAAGAAACACCGATTTTGCGAAAAAGAAATACTGTGGTTTGTTCGCGGGGGCCCGTGCCGCCGATGGAAATGGGCAAACTGGCTGCCAGTGAAATCATGGGTACAAACAGGATGTAAAACATCAACGAAGATGTATCGCCCAGCGCACGGCCGATGGCCGCTATAGCGATGATGCGAAGCATTTGCACTCCGCCTGCAATCAGAAAAACGCGCATCAAAAGTCGCGGTGCTGTACGAAAACGATTCAATTCACTGTAAAGATGATCAACCCGCATTCTTAACCGTTTAGGTACGAGCCATGCCAGCGGTGTTAGGAGAAATACGGCCAAAGGGCGGTGAAAAAGAAGAATCAAACCGAATATCCACAGGAGTAAAAGCCCGGTGATGGCAAAAAACATTCGCAAAGATTCACCTTGACCAATTAAAAAAATACCGGAAATGCACGCATATAAAATAAGGATCAATAAACCCACGAAACGATCAAAAAAAACGACGGCCAAAGCCGGTGAAAGGCGTTGCGGATCAGCGGTATGGCGATGAATATCATACACTCGCAACACATCACCCCCCATACCGCTTATGAGAAAATTATTAAAAAAAAGTCCCACATAATAATACCCAACGACCGTCGGGTATTTCAATCGGATATCACCGATCGCTAATATGCTCTGCCACTGCCATGCACCAAGCAGATAACTCAATGTAAGAAGTATAAATGATGCTAATATCCAATTAACGTTGATGGATTGCCAAATCGTTATCATCGCCGTTAAATCAATACTCCGTACAGCCCAATACATCAAGCCCAAGCTTACGGCGATTTTTAAAACCGTCCATATGTATTTTCGCCATGTCACGGGCATGGTCTTACGGTTTGATTTTGGATTTCAGTTCATTGAGCTTAGCCTGTGCCTGTACATCTTTCGGATTGAAAGCTATCCACTGTTCCAAAACCTGAGCCGCTTGCGCGTATTCGCCAAGCTGTTCGAGCGCCATCGTATAATACCCGAGAATTTCGGGGTTGGTCGGATCGGCCTGCGACATCGGCTCGAGTATTTTTTTAGCGCGTTCCGCGTCTTTCAGATTGAAAAGAAACATGGCGGCCACACGCAGTTTACCGGGCGGGTCTAGACGCACGGCTTTCTCGTTAGCGAGAATATCTTCTGCGGCCTCACGCAATTTTTCGGGTTTGCCCGCATCCGAATAAAACTGACCGATCGCCAGTTTCAGACGGTAGTCGCGTACAGGAATGACGTTTTGTGGAATCGTTTTTTCCATCGAATCTAAAATCGCAACAATTTTCTGATTGGTCGTAAATTCGGCCGGATACGCGTCATCAATCTGTGTATGCAATCCGGAGGACATGTTTTTTTGTGTACGATAATATTCGGCCATACGCAGGTACAGCGTGCGGTAGTTTTGTGTCAATCGCCGAACGTTATCGTCATACGCCACGTTCGGATTGTTCATATTACGGTATTTGTATTTCTTGAATGTGTTTTCATACATGTGATCAATAGACATATCGGTGCCTGGCACACCGACAAGTTTCATCGCCAGACCGTCCATGCGCAGGTATTTATCCAGACCGCACATATTGTCATTGCTAACAGTGATAGCAAAATAAATCGGGCGTTCAAATTTATTAGCAAAAAGAATATCCAGCACCATCAGATCCTGTACACGTAACCCGCGACCTTGGATGGTCGGTTCGACGGTGAATTTCATTTTAGGAACGGTCATCGTATCGTAACCGGCGGGAAGCTTGCGGCCGGATTCGACCCAATCTTTCCAGTACACGTCTTTGGGAACATCGAGCGCAAAGTCACGGCGGTCCCAGCGCATGGGCTGGATGGATGAATTGGGAATTTTGGGGTCGCCCAAAATTTCGCGATCACTAAATCCGACAGGTACTTTGAGCGCTTTGAATGTCGTACCGTCCGGCATGTGGTACAAGGGTTCAAGGTTTTTCATCTGATTGATATACCATTCCGTATTGACGAGGCTCAGATTGACGATACGTACATCAGGGCGCACTTTTTCGACTTCCTGTAAATACCAGAGCGGGAAGGTATCGTTATCGCCGTTCGTGTAGAGAATGGCATTCGGTTCGCAGGTCACCAACAAGTTGTACGAATAATCCCAGGCCACATAGTTGCCCTGACGGCTGGAAGAAAATTTGTTGTATACAAACATGTTGAGCGGCAGCAGTACAAAGGCAACACCTGTTACGCCGTATGTCAGCATGCGCGTCATGTCGCTGTCTTTAAATTTTTCTTCGATAAATTCAAAGATCGCATAAATACCAATGCCGATCCAAATCGAAAATGCAAAGAAGGCGCCGACATACGAATAGTCTCGTTCGCGTGGCTGAGGATCCGGTTGATTGACATACACAATGATCATGATGCCGGTCATGATAAAAAGTCCCAACGTCGAAAGTGCACGTTTCCAGTCTTTGCTGAAATGATGAATCATGCCGAAAATACCGACGAGGAACGGTAACGCGTACAATCCGCGGAAGCTCAACACGGTGTACATATAGCTGTAGCGGTCTTCTTGCGTGTCTTGCAATTTATCCACACTCCAACCGATGGCATTGCGCAGGTGATCAATAAGGGACAACGCGTATTCGTCCGGGCGACCTATGAATTGCCAGTTAAAATAACGGACAAACATCTTTTTGATCTGATATTCCCAGATCGGTGCGTTACGCGGCCACAGCACAAGTTCGCCGTATTGCTCACGGTTGAGGTAGCTGATGAATTTGCTCCACGTATCAGGGTCGTTTTGATCCACATTGGGGTTGAGTCCTGAGCGAATCATGATCGTCGCATACGTCGAATATCCGAGAAAAATCAATAGTGATGAAATGACGATCAGTGCGCCATTATGGTTATTATTGCGGATCATAATAAACGAAAGATAAATCAGCACGGCAAACATCAGGAACACGGAAACCGTGCTCAGACCAAAACGATCCAGCATAAAAGGAATTTGAATAGAATAGAAAAGAAATACTTTGTAAATCACGCCCATCGCGATGAGACCGATCAGTAAAAATTTGAAAAAACCGGAAAAAGTGATTTCAAATTTTTTGGTATAAATCAGGAAGAAAATAAACGGCAACGCAAGAATCACCAAAAGGTGAATACCTATAGCGAGCCCGAGGATATAAGCGATCAGAAGAAGATATACATCGCTGTGGATATCATCCGGCTTTTCCAGCCACACCGTGATCAGCCATGTCACGATCGCCGTACAAAAAATCGAAGCCGCATAGACTTCCGATTCGACCGCATTAAACCATTGGCTATAGGTGAATGCAAACGTAAGTGCACTGATGGCCGAAGCGATGACGATTTTCAGCGAACCAAACGTTGATTCCGGACGTTCTTTCCACTGCAGGATCAGGCGTACTGTCGTCAGATACAAAAACAATACGGCGAAAGCACTGGTAAATGTTGAAATCAGATTGATACGAAAAGCAATGTCGTAATCGGTAACGGCTAAACCCAATGCGTGACCGATACCGGAGGTCGGCAGAATGGAAAAAATTCGACCCAGTAAAAGAAACAGAGGCGAGCCGGGCGGGTGGGGAATAGCCATAGTGTATGCCGTTGCGGCAAATTCGCCACAATCCCAATATGAAAGTGTCGGCGAAATCGTAAAAAGATAGCCGAGGAAAGCCACCGCAAATACGATCGCGGCAGTTATGCGGTTGATAAAAGCAAAGCGGTTCATTCTGTGTTAGCGCTCCTATAAATGAATAAATATTATTTGTCGGATCGTTCGGCCATATAAGCACGCAAGGCATCTTGCCAGGGGCGCATACGATCTATGCCGAGTTTTTGTAATGCGGCATTTTCTAAAACCGAATACGCCGGGCGGCGAACAGGACTGCCGAAGGCCGCGACTGTCGTGCGCTCCAAGCGCGTCGTATAACCGGCTATTGAAAAAATAGTTTGCGTAAAATCGTACCACGAACAAGCGCCGGCATTGGTCGCATGAAAAATCCCCGCCGGTTTGCCGTTTAACATCAGTGCGATTTGCCCAGCCAAGTCGCGTGTGTAGGTCGGCGTCAGCACTTCGTCATCCACGACTTTTACGATCGCGCGTTCACGGCCAAGCCGAAGCATGGTCTCAACAAAATTTGTCTTTTTTCCGCGGCATTCGAATATCCCGTACAATCCCGATGTGCGCACCACCGCTGCGGCCGGATGATATGCATTCACAAAATGATCGCCGGCGAGTTTGGTGATGCCATACGTGTTAACCGGAGCCGTAAGATCGGATTCGATGTACGGAGTTTTTTTATTACCGTCGAAAACATAATCGGTGCTGATGTGTATCAAATACGCATTCACTATTCGGCTGGCATCCGCAATATGTCTTGCGGCAAGCGCGTTGACGGTAAAAGCTTCCTCCGTATGTAGTTCGCAACCGGGAACATCCGTCATGGCGGCGCAATTAACGACCGCATCCGGGCGATGTTTTTCTGTGGTGCTTAGAACCTGTGCGGAATCGGAAATATCACATTCCGAACGGCTAATCGCTATAACGTGATGTTGATCGGCTAATACACGTTGAATGTCTTTACCCAGCTGGCCGCTTCCGCCCCAAAGCAATATCGTCATGAAAAAACCATAATCCTTAATCAAAAACCCATAGTATGAAATTCGCGTTTCTTCTTCAAGAAGTAATCCGCTACGATGCTGCGAGGGTATATGAGATGAGCGAAAGAGGTTTCGTCGGTTTTATGAAGATTTTTGGCGAACTTACGTTTACTGGACAATGAAATACAATGCGCGTAAATCCAAAAATGCGCTTTGAGAACAGCCCACATACGGAGCGGCTCACCGCGAAAAAGGCTTTGGATGGCCGCGATACCGTCCAGAACAAAACGAAAAAGTAGGGTTCGCCAGAAACCGCGCCGAGGTAAATTTTTGATCAATACGACAAGGCTGTTGCGGTGATTCCAATACAACTTGCGCAGATTGGCCGCAGGCAGAGAAGCGCTGACGTAATGATATATCCGGCTTTGAGGGATAACCTGTATGCGATAACCCGCCCAATGCAATCGCCAGCATAAATCAATCTCTTCAAAGTGCATAAAAAAGTCTTCATCCAGTAAGCCGATTTCATCCAGCGCCGAACGGCGTAAAAACAAAGCCGCACCACTGGCCCAGAAAATATCCCGCACGTCATCGTATTGTCCGTGATCCTTTTCGATGGTATCAAATATCCGGCCGCGTAAAAAGGGATATCCCCAGGGATCAATAAAACCACCGCTGGCCCCGGCGTATTCAAAAAAACCTTTGTTGATCATGGATTGCAATTTGGGCTGGAGTGCGGCAATCGATGCATCGGCCTCGGCAGCGTTGACCAAATGCGTGAGCCAATCCGGATCGGCTTCGACGTCGTTATTGAGGAGTACCACGTAGGCGCCTTTACTTTGAAGGATCCCGACGTTATTGCCGCCCGTATAGCCGAGATTGGCACCTGTTTCTATGATGCGAACCCAGGGAAATTTTTCGCGTGTGTAAGATACGCTGTCGTCGCTGGATGCATTATCCACCATGATCCATTCGACATGGGGATATGTAGTACGCCGGAGCGATTCGAAAAGCGTGTCGGTGAAGCGACGGCCATTATAGTTGAGGATAACGACGGAGACAAGCGGAGATGCGGGTAACATGGATCAGAATGCCGGTTCAACGTCGTGAGAAGATGGCGGCGGTACGATGCCCGCATGCGCCGTATCCATCGGAACAAATTTGGTAAACTTGCGCGCCCATCCGAGTTTGGCCGTGTCGGTCGGACCGTTGCGGTGTTTGGCGATGATAATCTCGGCTTCCGTAACCATGGATTGATTGAAGGAATCTTGTGCCGTATTGTAATAATCTTCACGATGGATGAACATAACGACGTCCGCATCCTGTTCGATAGAACCCGAATCGCGCAAATCGGAAAGTTGCGGGCGCTTGTCCCCTCCGCGTTGCTCGACAGCGCGCGAAAGCTGTGAAAGGGCAATCACGGGTATGGATAATTCTTTTGCCAACGCTTTCAGCGAACGGGAGATCAAGGCCACCTCTTCCTGACGATTGGCACCCGAACGCACCGACGCATTGATCAGCTGGAGATAATCGATAATAAGAAGTTCGACATTATGTTCTGCTTTGAGACGTCGTGCCCGCGCACGCAAATCAAGAATGTTGAGACCGGCCGTTTCGTCAATAAAGATATTCGCCTTATGCAGATTATTGACACTCGTATGCAGTTTGCGGTAGTCCTTATCCGGCAAATTGCCGCTACGCAAGCGTTGAGCGTCCACTTCTGCTTCCGCGCAAAGCAAACGCGTCACAAGATCGGTCGAAGACATTTCGAGCGAAAAAATACCTACGGCTTTTTGATGCAAAACCGCCGCATGGCGGGCGACATTGAGTACCAGGGCCGTTTTTCCCATACCGGGCCGCGCGGCAACGATGATCAGATTGGAAGCTTGAAAACCGTTGGTGATATGGTCAATACTTTGAAAACCTGACGGAACGCCGGTCAGTCCCCCCGGGCGATTGTAATAATTATCCATTTGCTCAAAAGCATCGTGTAAGATCGCATTGAGCGGGCGAAACTGTTGGCTGGCCTTATCCTGAGCGATATCAAAAATTTGTTTTTCGACGGTGTCAATCAGTGTATCCACGTCTTCGGTTTCCTGAAACGCCATATTGACGATTTGTCCGCCGACAGTAATCAGTTTACGTAAACGGGATTTATCAAGAACGATTTTGGTGTAGGTAGCAATATTGGAGGCGCTGGGCACTTTATTGGTCAAACCTGTAATAAAGTATGCTCCGCCGATGCGTTCCAGTTGGTTGGAGCGTCGAAGTTCCTCGGTTACGGTAAGCGCATCGATCGGCTCGCTCCGCAGATACAATGTTTTCATCACGCCGTAGATGATGCGGTGGGATTCTTTGTAGAAACAGGATTCATCCAAAAAATCCATGATCGAGGTAAATGCCGTTTCATCAATCAAAATGGCGCCGAGAATAGCTTCTTCGACTTCCGTGGCCTGCGGTGGTACGCGCCCGGGGTAGTCGAGAATTTTACCGTTGATTTGGTCTTCCTGTACGGACATGTTTTTTATAAAAAATGGTTAGATGACTCAATTAATAACAGCAAAACTCAGTCTAAATCTTAGTTTTGCGGGGAATGAAGTTAATCAAAAAATGGACTATTGCAAGTCCGTATCGCCGTTTGATTTGAATTTTTCGAGCAGCTCGTTGATCGTCGTTTTATTGAGATCAAACGCTTGATCGTTGGAGGCTTGCTTCATCGCGGAGACCACGTCGCTCAGAAGATTGATCGTACGGGAAATGCGACGGCATCCTATGGAGGCCACATCGATCAGTTTGCGTACTTGTTCGACGTCGGCGGGATCGGTGAGCTGCGCACGTCCTGAAATCGGCGCGATGGCATTATTGATATGATGGGAAATCGCGATCAATGTTTGTTCCAAGGTACGAATGCGTTCGATTTCTTTTTCACGGTTGGTCAGAGCCAGACGAAGTTCGCGAAGTTTGAGCAGAGACGCGATTTGAGCGCGGAGTTCGGTAAGGTTGTACGGTTTGGTCAGATACGCATCCGCGCCTTTTTCCAGGCCGGTGAGTTTATCACTCAATTCGACTTTGGCCGTAACAAGCACGATCGGTGTCATTTTGATCGTATCATCGCTGCGAATGGCTTCGCACAGTTTGTAGCCGTCCATTTTGGGCATCATGACGTCGCTCAACACGATATCATGGTGATGTTGCCGTAAAATAGACAAACCTTCTTCGCCATCGCCCGCTACATCAACTTCAAATTTTTCTTTGATAAAATACAAACGAAGGATTTTTATCGTATCGGGGTCGTCTTCGACGATCAATATCCGGTTACTGCGCGGAAAAGGTGATCCCTTAGTACCTTCAGAGTTCATGCAAGCCCGATAAAATTGACTTTTGAGGAAATTGTTTATACTTTGATTTTCAATTGTGCGCCCTATGGGGCAGGACAACATACTACAGAAAATTACCCATGCGCAAGCCTTTTTTATGCGCAGACGGAGGGAGTAAAAACGTGTACAAACGATCGTCCATATATATATTTTTGAGCCTCATTTTGTTGTTAAACGGATGCGTGCCGCAGTACGGTGAACTCAAGTTGCCGCCACGCCATATTATTATAAAATACTGTTGGGAAACATTTGAGCTTGGTCTTAAAGACAAAAATGATTTTGTCAAAACGTCCACGCTGACGACTTTGGGACGCATCGGCTCGGCATCAGCGGCGGAAACCATCGCATCGGCAGATCTCGGTGTGAAACCGCAAGTGACGCGCACAGCCGTTGCAACGCTGGCGCAGATGCACGACAGTGCGGCATTTCAAGCCTTGCTTCGGTTCCGTGGTCATTCTGATTTTTTTGTGCGCGAAAATGTCGCGATGGGTATGGTACGCATGCGGGATTTGTACGGTGACACCTTAGTGGCCCGCGTACTCAAGCGTATGCATCTATACGTGGATTCGATCGAAAGCGATACGATGTTCTACGAAAAATCCGAGATTCAGCAAGAGCGGCGTGAAATCAAAACCAAACTGGCCATTGCTATTTCATCGGTTGATCCGCGATTCCCTGATCCTCAGATTGCGCTTGCCTACCGCGATGCACCCTTGGCGGCGCGTGTCGCATTGGTTAATTTTATCGGCGCCGTCAAGCCACCCAATGCACTGACATGGCTGAGCCCATTTATGATGGATTCTTCCACCTACGTACGTTCCAAAACAGCCGAGGCATTAGGAAAAATCGCCTCACCGCAAGCCTATGATATGCTGCGGGGTATGTTGCGAACGCAACGACGTGAAGAAGTCGTTGTCAACGCGGCGATCGCTTTGATGCCGGCCGACGAAGTGCGCGCCGTCGAAGTTTTGATACAGGCAATGGATACCTATGATGAAGATACGCAGAGTAATATCTTACTTGCTCTCGGCGAAGCTAAATTACCTGAATCCCGCGCTAAAATTTTGCCGTTGGTAAAATCGGCCGTTACCGGTAAAGGCGATTGGGTGCGGGTCGGTGCCATCGGTGCTTTGGGATTGATCAAAGATACGACTACACTGCCGCTCATCGAAGCGGCGCTGGAAGATCCGGTGGACGAAGTCCGCGAAATTGCCGTCGGGGTTTTGGCTCAGATGAAAGGCGAAACAATGGTGGATCGGCTCAAAGCCTGGGCAAAAGACGATCAGTACTCCATGCGTTCCGTCGCGCTCGCCGGATTAGGTTCCCTGCGCGATCCCGTCATGGTCGAAAAAACCGTATATCCGGTTTTGTATAATACCATGAAGTTTGATCCGGAAATGATGGTCCGAGTGCGGGCCGCGTTTACATTGCTTAATATCATCAATGATCGTAAGTACACCAAAGGAATTTGAAGCTAAGTATTGCTAACCTAACAAGGAGCTAATCAACGCATATGCGTCGTTTGTCCACTATCCTTTTCGTATTGATACTCGGCTACTATGCCGTATCCAGTTACGTCAGTTTTTACAGCGAGCTGTTGTGGTTTCAGTCCATGGGGTATGAAGAAGCCTTTTGGCGAATGTATATGACTGAATATATTGTCGGTGCGGTATACTTCGCGATATTTTGGCTTGTGATCGGCGTCAATATATGGATCGCTTCCCGAATGGAGGCCGTGTACGTTTCACCGACCGGCGGTGTGTATCAACAACCCTTCAATCTTGTTGCGAAACCTGCCAAAACAATATTTTTCGGCATTTTGATCTTTGTAAGTTATATCATGTCCAGTGCGCCGGCCGCCAAGTGGATGCGCATTTTGCAATACATGCATAGTGAAAGCTTCGGTACGGCGGACAGTGTGTTTCAAAAAGACATCGGTTATTATATTTACCAACTGCCATTTTATCAGAGTATCGTATCATGGTTGTATGGCGTGGTGATCGTCGCGATGATCGCTGTGCTGGCTACGTATCTTTACCGTAAAGCGATTTATATCGAACCGCAAGGAATTCGCCTCGCGGATGTCGTGAAACGCCATCTGATGATACTGGGCGCCATGTTGCTTTTGATCTACGCCGTGGATAATTATTTTTCGGCGTACAATATCCTTTACAAAGATAACGGAACGGTAGTCGGCGCATCGTATACGGATGTGCATGCCGTTCTGCTTGGTTACCGTGTGATGATTGCCGTCGCCATACTTGGTGCGATCGCCGCATTATGGGGCGCTGTCAAAGCGACGTGGCGGTTTGCGGTGATCGGCGGCGTTGCCCAATTTGCCGTCGGCTTTGTCATGCTCAACGTGTATCCCGGGCTGATTCATCGTTTTGTGGTCACCCCCAACGCGCTCGAAAAAGAAAAACCTTATATCGAAGAAAATATTCGCCAAACGCGTCGCGCCTACGAATTGGATAAAATTACCGAACAGGATTTTAACTACGAATTATCGCTCAAAGCGTCCGATTTGAAAGCCAATTCCTCCACGATCAAAAATATCACGTTGTGGGATTATCGTCCGATCAAAGATTCGTATTCGCAGCTTCAGGAGATACGTCCGTATTACAATTTTTATGACGTGGACATTGATCGCTACATGATCAACGGCGAATACCGTCAGGTCATGTTGGCCGGACGTGAAATGAATCTCGACAAAATCGGTTCCAGTGAAAATTGGATCAATAAGACCTTTATCTACACCCACGGCCACGGTATCGTCATGAGTCCGGTCAACGTCGTTACACAAGAAGGTCAGCCGGAGTTTTTCATCAAAAATATTCCGCCGGAATTAGCGGTGAATATCAAAATAGATCGCCCGGAAATTTATTTCGGTGAACTGATGAACGAATCGGATTACGTGATCGTCAAAACTTCGAAAGAAGAATTTGACTATCCTTTGGGCGAATCCAATCAGCATACGATGTACAAGGAAGAATCCGGTGTAAGTATCGGCAGCTTTGCCCGTAAGATGCTTTTTGCGATTCGTTTTAACAAATTTAATCTCCTGCTGAACGACTATATTCAGGCGCAAAGTAAAGTATTATACTATCGTAATATCCGCGATCGCGTCGAAAAAATCGCGCCGTATATCCGGTGGGATCGCGATCCGTACCTCGTGGCGGAGAACGGACGACTTTACTGGATGATGGATGGATATACGATCACGGATCAATACCCGTACTCAGCTATGTCGGAAGAAAGAGTGGGTTCCGGGGCTTTTGCACGCAAACGCTATTTCAATTATATCCGCAATTCCGTCAAAGTCGTGATTGATGCGTACAACGGCAAAACCGATCTGTATGCATTTCAACCCG
This sequence is a window from bacterium. Protein-coding genes within it:
- a CDS encoding UPF0182 family protein, which translates into the protein MRRLSTILFVLILGYYAVSSYVSFYSELLWFQSMGYEEAFWRMYMTEYIVGAVYFAIFWLVIGVNIWIASRMEAVYVSPTGGVYQQPFNLVAKPAKTIFFGILIFVSYIMSSAPAAKWMRILQYMHSESFGTADSVFQKDIGYYIYQLPFYQSIVSWLYGVVIVAMIAVLATYLYRKAIYIEPQGIRLADVVKRHLMILGAMLLLIYAVDNYFSAYNILYKDNGTVVGASYTDVHAVLLGYRVMIAVAILGAIAALWGAVKATWRFAVIGGVAQFAVGFVMLNVYPGLIHRFVVTPNALEKEKPYIEENIRQTRRAYELDKITEQDFNYELSLKASDLKANSSTIKNITLWDYRPIKDSYSQLQEIRPYYNFYDVDIDRYMINGEYRQVMLAGREMNLDKIGSSENWINKTFIYTHGHGIVMSPVNVVTQEGQPEFFIKNIPPELAVNIKIDRPEIYFGELMNESDYVIVKTSKEEFDYPLGESNQHTMYKEESGVSIGSFARKMLFAIRFNKFNLLLNDYIQAQSKVLYYRNIRDRVEKIAPYIRWDRDPYLVAENGRLYWMMDGYTITDQYPYSAMSEERVGSGAFARKRYFNYIRNSVKVVIDAYNGKTDLYAFQPDSDPLIRVYGKMFKGVFKEYATMPDELKKHVRYPQDLFDIQASHFASYHVSDANVFFNKEDVWHVAQEKYGDDVQTMESYYMIMRLPGETKEEFITLLPFTPNNKSNMIAWFCVRSDGDNYGKLLVYRFPKTELVYGPMQVESRIDQTPEISEKLTLWNQQGSRVTRGNMLVVPINNSLLYVEPLYLQSNQSRLPELKKVIVAYGNSIFMEDNLEIGLEKIFGGNYGDFGTSSTVAPMSENKATTDNVSSSLSSDQSRALRELSRSAMQNYNNAQDALKRGDWAKYGEFLERLKRDLDKLNEQSQKF